In Microbacterium maritypicum, the following are encoded in one genomic region:
- the tet(42) gene encoding tetracycline efflux MFS transporter Tet(42): MTSPNTLTRREQNRAWIMLIVLTMLTVIGMTVVLPVLPFVVLQYVSHESDLAIWVGVLEAVNGLCAFLAAPFLGRLSDRFGRRPVIIVAAFGAAFSMALFGIGGAIWVLVLARVIQGLTAGDLPALFAYLADITPPEQRAKRFGLLGALSGIGTMIGPGIGGLLAAVSLQLPVFLTAAVALTIAILSIFLLPESLKPGNRIATIKLRDVQPFAVFKEAFGRKELRGLMIGFGLLALPFGFFVNNFSVLALDSIQWGPTQIGLLTAAVGIIDILIQGVLLGILLPRIGERGVIVSGIIAQMIGLAALAIVASIFAQPWVFIVGALMLAAGQGASQAAMDGAMSNAVGDDEQGWLGGATQSLNAAMGTAAPLVAGALYALGSPAAPYWLGVAIMIVAVIVVSRAHIANTAKRPVGADADADAPRESVVQRDPSAGVLTD, translated from the coding sequence TGCTCATCGTGCTGACGATGCTGACTGTCATCGGGATGACGGTCGTCCTCCCCGTCCTGCCTTTCGTGGTGCTCCAGTACGTCTCGCACGAGAGTGACCTCGCCATCTGGGTGGGCGTGCTCGAGGCGGTCAACGGGCTCTGCGCCTTCCTGGCCGCACCGTTCCTCGGCCGCCTCTCCGACCGGTTCGGCCGTCGACCCGTCATCATCGTCGCCGCCTTCGGGGCCGCGTTCTCGATGGCGCTGTTCGGCATCGGCGGCGCGATCTGGGTCCTCGTCCTCGCCCGCGTCATCCAGGGATTGACGGCGGGCGACCTGCCGGCCCTCTTCGCCTACCTCGCCGACATCACCCCGCCCGAGCAGCGTGCCAAGCGCTTCGGCCTGCTCGGTGCGCTGTCCGGCATCGGGACCATGATCGGCCCGGGGATCGGCGGTCTGCTCGCCGCCGTGAGCCTCCAACTCCCGGTCTTCCTCACTGCCGCGGTCGCCCTCACGATCGCGATCCTCAGTATCTTCCTGCTCCCCGAGAGCCTGAAGCCCGGCAACCGCATCGCCACGATCAAGCTCCGTGATGTGCAGCCCTTCGCGGTGTTCAAGGAGGCGTTCGGACGCAAGGAGCTGCGCGGGCTCATGATCGGCTTCGGCCTGCTCGCCCTGCCGTTCGGCTTCTTCGTGAACAACTTCAGCGTGCTGGCGCTCGACTCGATCCAGTGGGGGCCGACGCAGATCGGACTCCTGACCGCGGCGGTCGGCATCATCGACATCCTCATCCAGGGTGTGCTACTCGGCATCCTGCTCCCGCGCATCGGGGAGCGCGGTGTGATCGTGAGCGGCATCATCGCGCAGATGATCGGCCTCGCGGCCCTCGCCATCGTGGCCTCCATCTTCGCTCAGCCGTGGGTGTTCATCGTCGGCGCGCTCATGCTCGCCGCCGGCCAGGGTGCCTCGCAGGCCGCGATGGACGGCGCCATGTCGAACGCCGTCGGCGACGACGAGCAGGGCTGGCTCGGCGGAGCGACGCAGTCGCTGAACGCGGCCATGGGCACGGCGGCCCCGCTCGTCGCGGGCGCGCTCTACGCCCTGGGCAGCCCCGCCGCGCCGTACTGGCTGGGCGTCGCGATCATGATCGTCGCGGTGATCGTCGTCAGCCGCGCACACATCGCGAACACTGCCAAGCGCCCGGTCGGCGCGGATGCGGATGCGGATGCCCCGAGGGAGTCCGTCGTGCAGCGTGATCCGTCGGCTGGTGTATTGACAGATTGA
- a CDS encoding GntR family transcriptional regulator: MITFDPQSSVVPFEQIRGQITDLIRSGDLADGQRLPSIRQLAADLRVAAGTAAKAYATLESEGLIETSRTRGTRVAPGKAHPPEVQRAAKRYVSTIGDLDLDQALSAVRTAWLALHPQTPAAH; encoded by the coding sequence ATGATCACCTTCGATCCGCAGAGCAGCGTCGTCCCCTTCGAGCAGATCCGCGGGCAGATCACCGACCTGATCCGCTCCGGGGACCTCGCCGACGGCCAGAGACTGCCCTCCATACGCCAACTCGCCGCCGATCTGCGCGTCGCGGCCGGGACGGCGGCGAAGGCCTACGCGACCCTCGAATCCGAAGGTCTCATCGAAACCAGCAGAACTCGAGGAACCCGAGTCGCGCCGGGGAAAGCACATCCTCCAGAGGTTCAGCGTGCGGCGAAGCGCTACGTGAGCACCATCGGCGATCTCGACCTCGACCAGGCCCTCAGTGCCGTCCGGACCGCCTGGCTCGCACTGCACCCCCAGACGCCCGCGGCGCACTGA